A single window of Sebastes umbrosus isolate fSebUmb1 chromosome 16, fSebUmb1.pri, whole genome shotgun sequence DNA harbors:
- the LOC119474388 gene encoding uncharacterized protein LOC119474388 isoform X6: MCKVESSTDSDSEISPRWSDTSTMGCVSSTPESGTFRRTLPLKHKPAGRHGCYSLFLDPYDGSSEDSDESNIDVGVSGRRTRQQGTGGGGGGGGGGCCRFSARSRRFILHHPASVAPREVVKNGMRDPVTEQQHPMDVQMKCGSDSDLCDIMPLHSGCRDLTEEMANDSTIHTQTMDVELHYQFDDSGLHTTRSSTPHTPGPVTPVEGSSSQMLDRSSERSHCPFDPRSRHKRKLGFPGAEVVEPGQRKRQCVVNMEYKQEERDSAFEPC; the protein is encoded by the exons ATGTGTAAAGTGGAGTCCAGCACCGATTCTGACTCAGAGATCAGTCCAAGATGGTCGGACACCAGCACTATG GGATGTGTGAGCAGTACACCAGAAAGCGGGACCTTTCGGCGGACACTGCCGTTAAAACACAAGCCCGCAGGAAGGCACGGCTGTTATTCTTTA TTTCTGGACCCATACGACGGGAGCTCTGAGGATTCTGACGAGTCAAACATCGATGTGGGTGTCTCCGGCAGGCGAACGAGACAGCAGGGaacagggggaggaggaggaggaggaggaggaggatgctgtCGGTTCTCGGCGAGGAGCAGGAGATTTATCCTCCATCACCCTGCTTCTGTTGCCCCCAGAGAAGTGGTGAAAAATGGGATGAGAGATCCTGTAACAGAGCAGCAACATCCTATGGATGTCCAGATGAAATGTGGAAGTGACTCTGATCTGTGTGACATTATGCCCTTGCACAGTGGTTGTAGAGATCTCACAGAGGAAATGGCCAATGATTCAACAATACACACCcaaaccatggatgtagaatTGCATTACCAATTTGATGATTCAGGCTTGCACACTACAAGATCCTCCACACCTCACACACCTGGACCTGTAACCCCAGTGGAAGGGAGTTCGTCCCAGATGCTGGATCGGTCCTCTGAGAGATCCCACTGCCCCTTTGACCCCAGATCGCGTCACAAGAGAAAGCTGGGTTTCCCTGGAGCTGAAGTGGTGGAGCCGGGGCAAAGAAAGAGGCAGTGTGTTGTCAACATGGAGTACAAACAAGAAGAAAGGGACTCTGCATTTGAACCATGTTAG
- the LOC119474388 gene encoding uncharacterized protein LOC119474388 isoform X2 — MAYRGRRQLSLPDHKDRHVPNNMDQLAFKYMEMCKVESSTDSDSEISPRWSDTSTMGCVSSTPESGTFRRTLPLKHKPAGRHGCYSLFLDPYDGSSEDSDESNIDVGVSGRRTRQQGTGGGGGGGGGGCCRFSARSRRFILHHPASVAPREVVKNGMRDPVTEQQHPMDVQMKCGSDSDLCDIMPLHSGCRDLTEEMANDSTIHTQTMDVELHYQFDDSGLHTTRSSTPHTPGPVTPVEGSSSQMLDRSSERSHCPFDPRSRHKRKLGFPGAEVVEPGQRKRQCVVNMEYKQEERDSAFEPC; from the exons ATGGCATATAGAGGAAGACGACAACTCTCCCTTCCAG ATCACAAGGATAGACATGTGCCCAACAACATGGACCAGCTTGCTTTCAAATACATG GAGATGTGTAAAGTGGAGTCCAGCACCGATTCTGACTCAGAGATCAGTCCAAGATGGTCGGACACCAGCACTATG GGATGTGTGAGCAGTACACCAGAAAGCGGGACCTTTCGGCGGACACTGCCGTTAAAACACAAGCCCGCAGGAAGGCACGGCTGTTATTCTTTA TTTCTGGACCCATACGACGGGAGCTCTGAGGATTCTGACGAGTCAAACATCGATGTGGGTGTCTCCGGCAGGCGAACGAGACAGCAGGGaacagggggaggaggaggaggaggaggaggaggatgctgtCGGTTCTCGGCGAGGAGCAGGAGATTTATCCTCCATCACCCTGCTTCTGTTGCCCCCAGAGAAGTGGTGAAAAATGGGATGAGAGATCCTGTAACAGAGCAGCAACATCCTATGGATGTCCAGATGAAATGTGGAAGTGACTCTGATCTGTGTGACATTATGCCCTTGCACAGTGGTTGTAGAGATCTCACAGAGGAAATGGCCAATGATTCAACAATACACACCcaaaccatggatgtagaatTGCATTACCAATTTGATGATTCAGGCTTGCACACTACAAGATCCTCCACACCTCACACACCTGGACCTGTAACCCCAGTGGAAGGGAGTTCGTCCCAGATGCTGGATCGGTCCTCTGAGAGATCCCACTGCCCCTTTGACCCCAGATCGCGTCACAAGAGAAAGCTGGGTTTCCCTGGAGCTGAAGTGGTGGAGCCGGGGCAAAGAAAGAGGCAGTGTGTTGTCAACATGGAGTACAAACAAGAAGAAAGGGACTCTGCATTTGAACCATGTTAG
- the LOC119474388 gene encoding uncharacterized protein LOC119474388 isoform X1, whose product MAYRGRRQLSLPDHKDRHVPNNMDQLAFKYMEMCKVESSTDSDSEISPRWSDTSTMQGCVSSTPESGTFRRTLPLKHKPAGRHGCYSLFLDPYDGSSEDSDESNIDVGVSGRRTRQQGTGGGGGGGGGGCCRFSARSRRFILHHPASVAPREVVKNGMRDPVTEQQHPMDVQMKCGSDSDLCDIMPLHSGCRDLTEEMANDSTIHTQTMDVELHYQFDDSGLHTTRSSTPHTPGPVTPVEGSSSQMLDRSSERSHCPFDPRSRHKRKLGFPGAEVVEPGQRKRQCVVNMEYKQEERDSAFEPC is encoded by the exons ATGGCATATAGAGGAAGACGACAACTCTCCCTTCCAG ATCACAAGGATAGACATGTGCCCAACAACATGGACCAGCTTGCTTTCAAATACATG GAGATGTGTAAAGTGGAGTCCAGCACCGATTCTGACTCAGAGATCAGTCCAAGATGGTCGGACACCAGCACTATG CAGGGATGTGTGAGCAGTACACCAGAAAGCGGGACCTTTCGGCGGACACTGCCGTTAAAACACAAGCCCGCAGGAAGGCACGGCTGTTATTCTTTA TTTCTGGACCCATACGACGGGAGCTCTGAGGATTCTGACGAGTCAAACATCGATGTGGGTGTCTCCGGCAGGCGAACGAGACAGCAGGGaacagggggaggaggaggaggaggaggaggaggatgctgtCGGTTCTCGGCGAGGAGCAGGAGATTTATCCTCCATCACCCTGCTTCTGTTGCCCCCAGAGAAGTGGTGAAAAATGGGATGAGAGATCCTGTAACAGAGCAGCAACATCCTATGGATGTCCAGATGAAATGTGGAAGTGACTCTGATCTGTGTGACATTATGCCCTTGCACAGTGGTTGTAGAGATCTCACAGAGGAAATGGCCAATGATTCAACAATACACACCcaaaccatggatgtagaatTGCATTACCAATTTGATGATTCAGGCTTGCACACTACAAGATCCTCCACACCTCACACACCTGGACCTGTAACCCCAGTGGAAGGGAGTTCGTCCCAGATGCTGGATCGGTCCTCTGAGAGATCCCACTGCCCCTTTGACCCCAGATCGCGTCACAAGAGAAAGCTGGGTTTCCCTGGAGCTGAAGTGGTGGAGCCGGGGCAAAGAAAGAGGCAGTGTGTTGTCAACATGGAGTACAAACAAGAAGAAAGGGACTCTGCATTTGAACCATGTTAG
- the LOC119474388 gene encoding uncharacterized protein LOC119474388 isoform X3, which produces MAYRGRRQLSLPDHKDRHVPNNMDQLAFKYMMCKVESSTDSDSEISPRWSDTSTMQGCVSSTPESGTFRRTLPLKHKPAGRHGCYSLFLDPYDGSSEDSDESNIDVGVSGRRTRQQGTGGGGGGGGGGCCRFSARSRRFILHHPASVAPREVVKNGMRDPVTEQQHPMDVQMKCGSDSDLCDIMPLHSGCRDLTEEMANDSTIHTQTMDVELHYQFDDSGLHTTRSSTPHTPGPVTPVEGSSSQMLDRSSERSHCPFDPRSRHKRKLGFPGAEVVEPGQRKRQCVVNMEYKQEERDSAFEPC; this is translated from the exons ATGGCATATAGAGGAAGACGACAACTCTCCCTTCCAG ATCACAAGGATAGACATGTGCCCAACAACATGGACCAGCTTGCTTTCAAATACATG ATGTGTAAAGTGGAGTCCAGCACCGATTCTGACTCAGAGATCAGTCCAAGATGGTCGGACACCAGCACTATG CAGGGATGTGTGAGCAGTACACCAGAAAGCGGGACCTTTCGGCGGACACTGCCGTTAAAACACAAGCCCGCAGGAAGGCACGGCTGTTATTCTTTA TTTCTGGACCCATACGACGGGAGCTCTGAGGATTCTGACGAGTCAAACATCGATGTGGGTGTCTCCGGCAGGCGAACGAGACAGCAGGGaacagggggaggaggaggaggaggaggaggaggatgctgtCGGTTCTCGGCGAGGAGCAGGAGATTTATCCTCCATCACCCTGCTTCTGTTGCCCCCAGAGAAGTGGTGAAAAATGGGATGAGAGATCCTGTAACAGAGCAGCAACATCCTATGGATGTCCAGATGAAATGTGGAAGTGACTCTGATCTGTGTGACATTATGCCCTTGCACAGTGGTTGTAGAGATCTCACAGAGGAAATGGCCAATGATTCAACAATACACACCcaaaccatggatgtagaatTGCATTACCAATTTGATGATTCAGGCTTGCACACTACAAGATCCTCCACACCTCACACACCTGGACCTGTAACCCCAGTGGAAGGGAGTTCGTCCCAGATGCTGGATCGGTCCTCTGAGAGATCCCACTGCCCCTTTGACCCCAGATCGCGTCACAAGAGAAAGCTGGGTTTCCCTGGAGCTGAAGTGGTGGAGCCGGGGCAAAGAAAGAGGCAGTGTGTTGTCAACATGGAGTACAAACAAGAAGAAAGGGACTCTGCATTTGAACCATGTTAG
- the LOC119474388 gene encoding uncharacterized protein LOC119474388 isoform X4: MAYRGRRQLSLPDHKDRHVPNNMDQLAFKYMMCKVESSTDSDSEISPRWSDTSTMGCVSSTPESGTFRRTLPLKHKPAGRHGCYSLFLDPYDGSSEDSDESNIDVGVSGRRTRQQGTGGGGGGGGGGCCRFSARSRRFILHHPASVAPREVVKNGMRDPVTEQQHPMDVQMKCGSDSDLCDIMPLHSGCRDLTEEMANDSTIHTQTMDVELHYQFDDSGLHTTRSSTPHTPGPVTPVEGSSSQMLDRSSERSHCPFDPRSRHKRKLGFPGAEVVEPGQRKRQCVVNMEYKQEERDSAFEPC, from the exons ATGGCATATAGAGGAAGACGACAACTCTCCCTTCCAG ATCACAAGGATAGACATGTGCCCAACAACATGGACCAGCTTGCTTTCAAATACATG ATGTGTAAAGTGGAGTCCAGCACCGATTCTGACTCAGAGATCAGTCCAAGATGGTCGGACACCAGCACTATG GGATGTGTGAGCAGTACACCAGAAAGCGGGACCTTTCGGCGGACACTGCCGTTAAAACACAAGCCCGCAGGAAGGCACGGCTGTTATTCTTTA TTTCTGGACCCATACGACGGGAGCTCTGAGGATTCTGACGAGTCAAACATCGATGTGGGTGTCTCCGGCAGGCGAACGAGACAGCAGGGaacagggggaggaggaggaggaggaggaggaggatgctgtCGGTTCTCGGCGAGGAGCAGGAGATTTATCCTCCATCACCCTGCTTCTGTTGCCCCCAGAGAAGTGGTGAAAAATGGGATGAGAGATCCTGTAACAGAGCAGCAACATCCTATGGATGTCCAGATGAAATGTGGAAGTGACTCTGATCTGTGTGACATTATGCCCTTGCACAGTGGTTGTAGAGATCTCACAGAGGAAATGGCCAATGATTCAACAATACACACCcaaaccatggatgtagaatTGCATTACCAATTTGATGATTCAGGCTTGCACACTACAAGATCCTCCACACCTCACACACCTGGACCTGTAACCCCAGTGGAAGGGAGTTCGTCCCAGATGCTGGATCGGTCCTCTGAGAGATCCCACTGCCCCTTTGACCCCAGATCGCGTCACAAGAGAAAGCTGGGTTTCCCTGGAGCTGAAGTGGTGGAGCCGGGGCAAAGAAAGAGGCAGTGTGTTGTCAACATGGAGTACAAACAAGAAGAAAGGGACTCTGCATTTGAACCATGTTAG
- the LOC119474388 gene encoding uncharacterized protein LOC119474388 isoform X5, which produces MCKVESSTDSDSEISPRWSDTSTMQGCVSSTPESGTFRRTLPLKHKPAGRHGCYSLFLDPYDGSSEDSDESNIDVGVSGRRTRQQGTGGGGGGGGGGCCRFSARSRRFILHHPASVAPREVVKNGMRDPVTEQQHPMDVQMKCGSDSDLCDIMPLHSGCRDLTEEMANDSTIHTQTMDVELHYQFDDSGLHTTRSSTPHTPGPVTPVEGSSSQMLDRSSERSHCPFDPRSRHKRKLGFPGAEVVEPGQRKRQCVVNMEYKQEERDSAFEPC; this is translated from the exons ATGTGTAAAGTGGAGTCCAGCACCGATTCTGACTCAGAGATCAGTCCAAGATGGTCGGACACCAGCACTATG CAGGGATGTGTGAGCAGTACACCAGAAAGCGGGACCTTTCGGCGGACACTGCCGTTAAAACACAAGCCCGCAGGAAGGCACGGCTGTTATTCTTTA TTTCTGGACCCATACGACGGGAGCTCTGAGGATTCTGACGAGTCAAACATCGATGTGGGTGTCTCCGGCAGGCGAACGAGACAGCAGGGaacagggggaggaggaggaggaggaggaggaggatgctgtCGGTTCTCGGCGAGGAGCAGGAGATTTATCCTCCATCACCCTGCTTCTGTTGCCCCCAGAGAAGTGGTGAAAAATGGGATGAGAGATCCTGTAACAGAGCAGCAACATCCTATGGATGTCCAGATGAAATGTGGAAGTGACTCTGATCTGTGTGACATTATGCCCTTGCACAGTGGTTGTAGAGATCTCACAGAGGAAATGGCCAATGATTCAACAATACACACCcaaaccatggatgtagaatTGCATTACCAATTTGATGATTCAGGCTTGCACACTACAAGATCCTCCACACCTCACACACCTGGACCTGTAACCCCAGTGGAAGGGAGTTCGTCCCAGATGCTGGATCGGTCCTCTGAGAGATCCCACTGCCCCTTTGACCCCAGATCGCGTCACAAGAGAAAGCTGGGTTTCCCTGGAGCTGAAGTGGTGGAGCCGGGGCAAAGAAAGAGGCAGTGTGTTGTCAACATGGAGTACAAACAAGAAGAAAGGGACTCTGCATTTGAACCATGTTAG